Part of the Wolbachia endosymbiont of Diaphorina citri genome is shown below.
CATTTGGGCTACTACAGCCATTTGCAGATGCTATCAAATTGATAATTAAAGAGCCGATAATACCATTTAGAGCAAACACCATACTGTTTATTATGGCTCCAATGCTCACCTTTATTTTAGCATTAATTTCCTGGGCAGTTATACCATTTGGAGCTGAAATAATTACAGAAAATGGACAGCAGGTAATAATCCCTAAGGTAATAGCAAATATTAATGTTGGAGTGCTTTATGTGCTAGCTATATCCTCTTTGGGAATATATGGCATTATTATTGCAGGCTGGTCTAGTAATTCTAATTATGCATTTCTTGGCGCTATAAGGTCAGCTGCTCAAATGATTTCATATGAAGTTTCAATAGGTCTAATAGTTGCTACAGTTGTTATTACAACTGGCACATTAAATCTTGGAGAGATGGTGGTAGCGAAACATAATATGCCATTTTGGATTGATTTATTACTAATGCCTATAGGAATAATATTTTTTATTTCTTTGCTTGCCGAAACTAATCGTCACCCATTTGACTTACCAGAAGCTGAAGCAGAGCTCGT
Proteins encoded:
- the nuoH gene encoding NADH-quinone oxidoreductase subunit NuoH; the protein is MDTLINILFVLVPLLLSVAYLVYFERKVIGAIQLRHGPSVVGPFGLLQPFADAIKLIIKEPIIPFRANTILFIMAPMLTFILALISWAVIPFGAEIITENGQQVIIPKVIANINVGVLYVLAISSLGIYGIIIAGWSSNSNYAFLGAIRSAAQMISYEVSIGLIVATVVITTGTLNLGEMVVAKHNMPFWIDLLLMPIGIIFFISLLAETNRHPFDLPEAEAELVSGYNVEYSSMPFALFFLGEYANMILASAMMTIFFLGGWYPPLELGLLYKIPGLIWFVLKIIILLFVFIWIRATIPRYRYDQLMRLGWKVFLPISVLWVVLISGVLLFTGNLPGSNV